A genome region from Penaeus chinensis breed Huanghai No. 1 chromosome 22, ASM1920278v2, whole genome shotgun sequence includes the following:
- the LOC125037103 gene encoding kynurenine formamidase-like codes for MASASHEPQKEDWTNMDKKELEAQYSPSRWSRRYAADEIIGAHVREAALLSKAARADLPRPPRLDVPYGSAPRAKLDVYGEDLPGDSPVMVYVHGGYWQELNKDLSAYPVKPLYSAGIVAVIVGYDLAPQVSVEVIVEEVRAAVAWACTLAQGRGSECVVLSGWSAGAHLVTQVLSTWPTAKSEKTAFSDPDLTSYALDLVKGVVTFSGVFDLRPLVGTYVNDPLRLTESSAWTLSPLRVVGDLSKTWPHLRLLVTAGQHDSPEFKRQSLHYSQVCGVSGLQAEYVEVEADHFSIVEELSREDFSLTQRVLAFFRKCRQKEEMKKV; via the exons ATGGCTTCTGCATCACATGAACCCCAGAAAGAGGATTGGACAAATATGGACAAGAAG gaGTTGGAGGCGCAGTACTCGCCCTCCCGCTGGTCCAGGAGGTACGCCGCCGACGAGATCATCGGCGCCCACGTCAGGGAGGCCGCCCTTCTCTCGAAGGCCGCCCGCGCTGACCTGCCGCGCCCCCCGCGCCTCGACGTCCCCTACGGCAGCGCTCCGAGGGCCAAGCTTGATGTCTACGGGGAGGACCTGCCTggcg ACAGCCCCGTAATGGTGTACGTCCACGGCGGCTACTGGCAGGAGCTGAACAAGGACCTGTCGGCGTATCCTGTGAAGCCCTTGTACAGCGCAGGGATCGTCGCGGTGATTGTCGGCTATGATCTGGCGCCCCAAG TGAGTGTTGAAGTGATTGTTGAGGAAGTGCGGGCGGCCGTGGCGTGGGCGTGCACGCTGGCCCAAGGGCGTGGCAGCGAGTGCGTCGTGTTATCTGGATGGTCCGCGGGCGCACATCTGGTCACTCAG GTTCTGTCCACGTGGCCAACAGCAAAGTCAGAGAAAACCGCCTTTTCTGACCCGGATTTGACCTCTTACGCTCTTGACCTCGTGAAAGGGGTTGTGACCTTCAGCGGCGTGTTTGACCTCCGGCCGCTCGTCGGGACGTACGTGAATGACCCTCTGCGGCTGACGGA gTCGAGTGCGTGGACGCTGTCTCCCTTACGAGTGGTGGGTGACCTGAGCAAGACGTGGCCTCATCTTCGCCTTCTAGTAACAGCAGGTCAACATGATTCCCCAGAATTCAAGCGGCAGTCTCTCCACTACTCCCAG GTGTGTGGGGTCAGTGGCCTCCAAGCAGAGTACGTGGAGGTGGAGGCCGACCACTTCAGTATCGTGGAGGAACTGTCGAGGGAGGACTTCTCGCTGACTCAGAGGGTCCTTGCCTTTTTCAGGAAGTGTCggcagaaggaggagatgaagaaggtgtAG
- the LOC125037112 gene encoding C-type lectin domain family 17, member A-like has translation MLAPRTVLLALTVACGALADTPAASDVPGYFLNMLMWNGEASERYHGSPLVPAVLAAASSTVAATACPAPFFPVMSQCFWTSTSYKLSWDDARSFCQQMGGDLAEPLYLTALMVHLQNHYPAGKEFHLGASDLEKEGNWTYLSGRPVDPRGWMAGEPNDPAHDQNCLNFCFQGCRASYPPLNDQYCHREKNFVCEFFVA, from the exons ATGCTGGCCCCTCGAACCGTCCTGCTGGCGCTGACGGTCGCATGCGGCGCGCTGGCGGACACCCCCGCCGCGAGCGACGTCCCCGGCTACTTCCTGAACATGCTCATGTGGAACGGCGAGGCGTCCGAGCGCTACCACGGGAGCCCCCTCGTGCCCGCCGTCCTGGCCGCGGCCTCCTCGACCGTCGCAG CGACGGCCTGCCCGGCGCCCTTCTTCCCAGTGATGTCTCAGTGCTTCTGGACGAGCACCAGCTACAAGCTCTCCTGGGACGACGCCCGCAGCTTCTGCCAGCAGATGGGCGGCGACCTGGCCGAGCCACTGTACCTCACCGCCCTCATGGTCCACCTTCAGAATCATTATC CGGCCGGCAAGGAGTTCCACCTGGGGGCGTCTGACCTCGAGAAGGAGGGCAACTGGACCTACCTGTCGGGCCGCCCCGTCGACCCGAGGGGCTGGATGGCTGGCGAGCCCAACGACCCCGCCCACGATCAGAACTGCCTCAATTTCTGCTTCCAGGGTTGCAGGGCGTCCTACCCGCCCCTCAACGACCAGTACTGCCACCGTGAGAAGAACTTCGTGTGCGAGTTCTTCGTCGCTTAG